A part of bacterium genomic DNA contains:
- a CDS encoding DUF2652 domain-containing protein, whose protein sequence is MESRGIIWLSDISGYTEFLTSTEIEHANMVMMSIFSAMLEGSPMDFRVVEVEGDALFCWIPFQQEPPSLKELFQLVEHQYERFLGVQRWFVEAFECPKRCDCQVCQSLVKLRLKFVLHMGRVGVYRIKNFEKIAGLDVVVAHRLLKNTVAEPEYVLVTKELLSELGGEIQPAHWREGEDWYPVLGQVKYRYHPLKRPQAPPMVEPRLPEH, encoded by the coding sequence ATGGAATCCAGGGGCATAATATGGCTTTCTGACATAAGCGGTTACACGGAGTTTCTCACAAGCACCGAGATAGAGCATGCCAACATGGTCATGATGAGCATCTTCTCGGCGATGTTGGAGGGAAGTCCTATGGATTTCAGGGTAGTGGAGGTGGAAGGGGATGCACTTTTTTGCTGGATCCCATTTCAGCAAGAGCCTCCATCTTTGAAGGAGCTTTTCCAATTGGTGGAACATCAGTATGAGAGATTCTTGGGTGTGCAAAGGTGGTTTGTGGAGGCCTTCGAGTGCCCCAAGAGGTGTGACTGCCAGGTCTGCCAGAGCCTTGTGAAGCTAAGGTTGAAGTTCGTGCTTCACATGGGCCGGGTTGGGGTGTATCGCATAAAGAACTTCGAGAAGATAGCCGGCCTGGACGTGGTAGTAGCCCACAGGCTGCTAAAAAATACAGTTGCCGAGCCGGAGTATGTGCTGGTCACCAAAGAGCTTCTCTCTGAACTGGGAGGGGAAATCCAGCCTGCCCATTGGCGGGAAGGGGAGGACTGGTACCCTGTTTTGGGCCAGGTGAAATACAGATACCATCCCTTGAAACGCCCTCAAGCGCCGCCCATGGTAGAGCCCAGGCTTCCTGAGCACTAG
- a CDS encoding 4Fe-4S binding protein produces the protein MQDEQLYQSLAASIGASGSQRIERIFRMLADPQEARVLMAASPPASLEQLAERTGLALQELGPMVERLFQKGLIFFSEKNGTRKYYRVRHVPQLHDATAVALDASKELLELWRDYTDHEWTDYAKKIEAFVPQAPIRVIPVNVSLDASSRILAFEDVRHLVEEARSLAVTRCTCRVIAQRCDKPLEVCIQVNRAADYAVTRGTGRSVSKEEALEILRKCEEAGLVHVVDNRRELDHVICNCCKCCCMNWPPVKAGVKRFVVPSRFAAKVDPKLCTRCETCLEKCYFDAISMEGEDNAALVDQHKCMGCGLCVAGCPSQAMTLEEIRPEEFVPA, from the coding sequence ATGCAAGATGAACAGCTTTACCAGAGCCTGGCGGCCAGCATCGGGGCTTCAGGCTCCCAAAGAATAGAGCGCATATTCAGGATGTTGGCCGATCCTCAGGAAGCGAGGGTTCTCATGGCAGCGTCCCCACCGGCCAGTTTGGAACAGCTTGCAGAGCGCACTGGTTTGGCCCTCCAAGAGTTAGGACCAATGGTGGAGCGCCTCTTTCAGAAGGGGCTAATTTTTTTTAGCGAAAAAAATGGGACTCGCAAGTACTACCGGGTCAGGCATGTGCCACAGCTTCACGATGCCACGGCCGTTGCCTTGGATGCCAGCAAGGAGCTTCTGGAGTTGTGGAGGGATTACACAGACCATGAGTGGACCGATTATGCCAAAAAGATAGAGGCCTTTGTTCCCCAGGCTCCCATCCGGGTGATCCCGGTCAATGTGAGCTTGGACGCATCCAGCAGGATCCTGGCCTTCGAAGATGTCAGACATCTGGTGGAGGAGGCCAGATCATTGGCCGTGACCAGATGTACATGCAGGGTCATAGCCCAAAGATGCGACAAGCCCTTGGAGGTTTGTATCCAGGTCAACAGGGCTGCTGATTATGCGGTGACAAGGGGTACCGGCAGGTCTGTTTCCAAGGAGGAGGCCCTTGAAATCCTCAGGAAATGCGAAGAGGCTGGGTTAGTCCATGTGGTGGACAATCGAAGAGAACTGGATCACGTGATTTGCAACTGCTGCAAGTGTTGTTGCATGAACTGGCCACCTGTGAAAGCCGGCGTCAAGAGATTCGTTGTGCCAAGTCGCTTTGCAGCCAAGGTGGACCCAAAGCTTTGTACCAGATGTGAGACCTGCCTGGAGAAGTGCTATTTCGATGCCATCTCCATGGAGGGAGAGGACAATGCGGCTTTGGTGGATCAGCACAAATGCATGGGCTGCGGGCTTTGTGTGGCAGGTTGTCCCAGCCAGGCCATGACTCTGGAAGAGATCCGGCCAGAGGAGTTTGTGCCTGCCTAG
- a CDS encoding carbamate kinase — MERIVMQSSFENQPLLLVALGGNALIRKGQLGTIQEQFQNLRVPMSQIARLSGSYRLIITHGNGPQVGNLLLQQECCDSLPRLPLEILVAQTQGQIGYMIESTLDSELMALGMDQEKLLVSLISYVVVDPGDPAFQNPTKPIGPAYPEEKPLLLPFPTKKTPKGYRRVVASPRPVTIVEKREIRRLSQMGFIVICCGGGGIPVIREGRSFAGVDAVIDKDLASARLAQEVGVDIFLIATDVPGVALDFATSQERFLRKLGSREAKQLLAEGQFPEGSMGPKVEACLQFLEAGGKRALICALEDIQEALEGRAGTEFFLEK, encoded by the coding sequence ATGGAACGGATAGTAATGCAGAGCTCCTTCGAAAATCAACCGCTTTTGCTTGTGGCCTTGGGCGGCAACGCTCTTATCCGCAAGGGGCAGTTGGGCACCATACAGGAGCAGTTCCAGAACCTCAGGGTCCCCATGTCCCAGATCGCCCGCCTATCGGGTTCCTACAGGTTGATAATAACCCATGGGAACGGTCCCCAAGTGGGGAATCTCCTTTTGCAGCAAGAATGCTGCGACTCATTGCCCAGGCTCCCTCTGGAAATTCTGGTGGCTCAAACCCAGGGCCAGATAGGGTACATGATAGAGTCCACTCTGGACTCGGAGCTCATGGCCTTGGGTATGGACCAGGAAAAGCTGCTGGTGAGCCTCATAAGCTATGTTGTGGTGGATCCAGGTGATCCTGCCTTCCAGAATCCCACCAAACCCATTGGCCCTGCTTATCCAGAGGAAAAGCCACTGCTTTTACCCTTTCCCACAAAGAAAACCCCCAAGGGCTACAGGCGGGTTGTGGCCTCTCCAAGACCTGTCACCATTGTGGAAAAAAGAGAGATCCGCCGCTTGAGCCAGATGGGTTTCATAGTGATCTGCTGCGGTGGTGGAGGAATTCCGGTGATCAGGGAGGGAAGGAGCTTCGCAGGTGTGGATGCTGTGATAGATAAAGATTTGGCCAGTGCCAGGTTGGCCCAGGAAGTGGGGGTGGATATCTTCCTCATAGCCACGGACGTGCCCGGAGTGGCCTTGGATTTTGCCACCTCCCAAGAGCGCTTCTTACGCAAGTTGGGAAGCCGTGAGGCAAAGCAGCTCCTGGCCGAGGGGCAATTCCCAGAGGGATCCATGGGTCCCAAGGTGGAAGCCTGCCTCCAGTTTCTGGAAGCAGGTGGAAAGAGGGCCCTGATCTGCGCCTTGGAGGATATCCAAGAAGCCCTGGAAGGAAGGGCCGGGACTGAATTTTTCCTGGAAAAATGA
- a CDS encoding DUF401 family protein, translating to MMMELQFQTLVPLLKVGAVFLLIVLLLRKSVQVGLALGAGALALGILFRPDAWALLRTAWTSLSNTRSLMLLAMVSLILILSSSMERSGLMDQLLSGVRDRFSSKSWAMVLLPALIGLLPMPGGAYFSAPMLDKFDPEARLSPALKSFLNYWFRHIWEYWWPLFPAVLLTCTVAELDLWRYSLASFPMTLVAAAAGIPILAKVPRALLLFAPGPSHTTTNARGFQGLLPILMALVPGVLMAPVLGLGAAGEKLKQAPRETWLLVGLVAAIIWIWRHPQEARQQLPEVLMDPKLPRMWLTIAGVLVFKGVMEASGAASEVGRSLTELQIPLGGVAVVLPLIVGLISGLPIAFVGACFPILLSMLAAAGILHLKLVWILLAFVSGFVGSLLAPTHLCLILSNEYFHAPWPKVYSYLWMPCVLLLAGSAAYFFLLRGLLE from the coding sequence ATGATGATGGAATTGCAATTCCAGACACTGGTTCCCCTTCTTAAGGTTGGGGCTGTCTTTCTTCTCATCGTGCTTTTGCTCAGGAAATCTGTACAGGTGGGGCTAGCTCTGGGGGCAGGTGCACTGGCATTGGGAATTCTCTTTAGGCCTGATGCATGGGCCCTGCTTAGGACAGCCTGGACCTCACTTAGCAATACCCGCTCCTTGATGCTTCTGGCCATGGTGAGTCTGATCCTGATACTTAGCAGTTCCATGGAGCGTTCAGGCCTCATGGATCAGCTCCTCTCTGGGGTGAGGGACAGATTCTCCTCCAAGTCCTGGGCCATGGTCCTTCTGCCTGCCCTCATCGGGCTTCTTCCCATGCCCGGAGGTGCATACTTCTCGGCCCCCATGTTGGACAAGTTTGATCCTGAGGCAAGACTTTCCCCTGCCCTCAAGAGCTTCCTGAACTATTGGTTCAGGCACATATGGGAATACTGGTGGCCTCTTTTTCCGGCAGTGTTGCTTACCTGCACGGTGGCCGAGCTGGACTTGTGGAGGTACAGCCTGGCCAGCTTTCCCATGACTCTGGTGGCAGCGGCAGCTGGGATTCCCATCTTGGCCAAGGTGCCCAGAGCTCTTTTGTTGTTTGCTCCCGGGCCCTCTCATACCACCACCAATGCCCGCGGGTTTCAGGGTCTGCTGCCCATTCTCATGGCCTTGGTGCCAGGAGTCTTGATGGCGCCTGTTTTGGGTCTGGGGGCCGCAGGAGAAAAGCTCAAGCAGGCGCCCAGGGAGACATGGCTCCTGGTGGGTCTTGTGGCAGCCATCATCTGGATATGGAGGCATCCCCAAGAAGCAAGGCAACAACTCCCAGAGGTATTGATGGATCCAAAGCTTCCCAGAATGTGGCTTACCATAGCCGGGGTGCTGGTGTTCAAAGGAGTAATGGAGGCAAGCGGCGCCGCCTCTGAGGTGGGCCGCTCATTGACGGAGCTTCAGATTCCTCTGGGCGGGGTGGCGGTGGTGCTTCCCTTGATAGTCGGCCTCATCTCAGGGCTCCCCATAGCCTTTGTGGGAGCGTGTTTTCCCATTCTGCTGTCCATGCTGGCCGCCGCTGGAATTCTGCACCTGAAGCTGGTGTGGATCTTACTGGCCTTTGTCTCGGGTTTTGTGGGTAGCCTTCTTGCACCAACACATCTTTGCCTCATCCTGAGCAATGAGTATTTCCACGCTCCCTGGCCCAAGGTGTACAGTTATCTGTGGATGCCTTGTGTCTTGCTCTTGGCCGGCTCTGCAGCCTATTTCTTCTTGCTAAGAGGCCTCTTGGAATGA
- a CDS encoding bacteriohemerythrin, whose protein sequence is MGFFEWRDEYRVGVKLVDQQHRKLVSLVDELHEAMKSGKGSEGARRVLRGLVDYTKTHFQTEEDYMKTHSYPNFQSHKKAHEDLAKQAEELLLQVENGKLTVPIETSKFLKDWLDTHILVTDKKMGLHTRICGWDWFIGT, encoded by the coding sequence ATGGGCTTTTTTGAGTGGAGAGATGAATACAGGGTGGGGGTCAAATTGGTGGACCAGCAACACAGGAAACTGGTAAGCCTTGTGGATGAGCTCCATGAAGCCATGAAATCTGGGAAAGGCTCGGAAGGGGCCAGGAGGGTTCTGAGGGGCCTGGTAGACTATACCAAGACCCACTTTCAAACCGAGGAAGATTACATGAAAACCCATTCCTATCCCAACTTCCAGTCTCACAAGAAGGCACATGAGGACTTGGCGAAACAGGCCGAGGAGCTGCTCCTTCAGGTGGAAAATGGAAAGCTCACGGTGCCCATCGAGACAAGTAAATTTCTCAAAGACTGGTTGGACACCCATATTCTGGTAACAGACAAGAAAATGGGGCTCCATACACGAATTTGTGGGTGGGATTGGTTTATAGGGACTTGA
- a CDS encoding DUF1566 domain-containing protein: MKDCVFQVPRPARTGASVLKILLLLWTSLLFSTAAFPQQLYDRSWAVVIGIDNYQHWPHLQAAVADAKAMAQRLREMGFEPITYLANAEATRDRILTEIGTRLSRDTGPNDRVFIYFAGHGYTEELPNGDQVGYLIPADCPQSNFFTYAISMQQIRETFSRMRAKHIYYVIDACFSGYGFTRGAGMVPGARGYLQVVTEKRAVQMITAGRKGDLAHEEKGHGIFTLYLLRGLRGEADLNGDGLVTATELGGYVQPNVYQASGQRQLPQYGRLEGEGEVVFLVGEAPREKEAREKIQALEKELSQLQQQRKSLEGKKELLLTDIMKLDVEIRQNREKAQMLEKELEQVRAAMEPPRPQVQSRPSPPQIQQGERPPVASQPPQSVSRFKDMGNGTVLDSRTGLLWEKGGSPRPVRFSEAQAHVEKLNQERFGGYSDWRVPRLEELQSLLVEKSHEGLRLDPLFDRRVPACWSSTQYAVGAQKHHAGLDFKDGTVLTRSELTEGYHVRAVRGKSD, translated from the coding sequence ATGAAAGACTGTGTTTTTCAAGTACCTAGGCCAGCAAGGACCGGGGCCTCGGTGCTGAAAATCTTGCTCTTGCTTTGGACGAGCCTATTGTTCTCCACAGCCGCTTTTCCACAGCAGCTTTACGACAGGAGCTGGGCGGTTGTCATAGGCATAGACAATTACCAACACTGGCCTCACCTTCAGGCTGCCGTGGCTGATGCCAAGGCCATGGCCCAGAGGCTCAGAGAAATGGGTTTCGAGCCCATCACCTATCTGGCCAATGCTGAGGCCACCAGGGACAGAATTCTCACAGAGATTGGGACCCGTCTTAGCAGGGACACTGGCCCCAATGACAGAGTCTTCATCTACTTTGCAGGCCATGGGTACACTGAAGAACTCCCCAACGGGGACCAGGTGGGTTATCTCATTCCGGCTGACTGTCCCCAGTCCAACTTCTTCACCTACGCCATCTCCATGCAACAAATAAGGGAGACTTTCAGCCGCATGAGGGCCAAACACATATACTATGTCATAGACGCATGCTTCTCGGGTTACGGTTTCACAAGGGGGGCGGGCATGGTCCCTGGAGCCAGGGGATATCTGCAGGTGGTGACCGAAAAGAGGGCGGTGCAGATGATCACCGCTGGCCGAAAAGGAGACCTGGCTCATGAAGAAAAGGGGCACGGCATCTTCACCCTTTATCTATTGAGGGGCCTGCGTGGGGAGGCAGATCTCAACGGGGACGGACTGGTCACTGCCACCGAGCTTGGTGGGTATGTGCAGCCCAATGTTTATCAGGCCTCTGGCCAGAGGCAGCTACCTCAATACGGCAGGTTGGAAGGGGAAGGGGAAGTGGTCTTTCTGGTGGGAGAAGCTCCTCGCGAAAAAGAGGCCAGGGAGAAGATTCAAGCCCTGGAGAAGGAACTCTCCCAGTTGCAACAGCAAAGAAAGAGCCTGGAAGGCAAGAAGGAACTCCTTCTCACGGATATCATGAAGCTGGATGTGGAGATCAGACAGAACAGGGAGAAAGCCCAGATGCTGGAGAAGGAGCTGGAACAAGTGAGAGCAGCCATGGAGCCTCCCAGGCCTCAGGTGCAAAGCAGACCCTCTCCACCGCAGATCCAGCAAGGGGAAAGACCTCCTGTTGCTTCGCAGCCCCCCCAGTCTGTTTCCCGTTTCAAAGACATGGGAAACGGCACCGTGCTGGACAGCCGCACAGGCTTGCTCTGGGAGAAGGGGGGGTCCCCAAGGCCTGTGCGTTTCTCAGAAGCCCAAGCACATGTGGAAAAGCTCAACCAAGAAAGGTTTGGTGGGTACTCGGACTGGCGAGTCCCCAGGCTGGAGGAACTACAGAGCCTGCTTGTGGAGAAAAGCCATGAGGGCCTCAGGCTGGATCCTCTGTTTGACCGCAGGGTCCCGGCCTGTTGGTCTTCAACACAGTACGCTGTGGGGGCCCAGAAACACCACGCGGGTTTGGACTTCAAAGATGGCACAGTGCTGACCAGAAGTGAACTCACAGAGGGTTACCATGTCAGGGCCGTGAGGGGAAAGTCTGATTGA
- a CDS encoding DNA-3-methyladenine glycosylase I: protein MVRAGESSKLRRCRWCTDDPIYLAYHDLEWGVPVFDEFKLFEMLVLEGAQAGLSWLTILKKREAYRRALEGFDFTRVALFDEARIESLLRDKAIVRNRLKILSLVQNARAAMRIKERTGSFSEFLWGFVDGRPLQNRWASHEQIPSFSAQSISMARQLKALGFTFVGPVICYSFMQAVGMVNDHELGCFRHEQIRSLGLRQKQD from the coding sequence ATGGTAAGGGCAGGGGAATCTTCTAAGCTCAGACGTTGCCGCTGGTGTACGGATGATCCCATCTATCTCGCCTACCACGACCTGGAGTGGGGAGTGCCGGTTTTCGATGAATTCAAGCTCTTCGAGATGCTTGTGCTGGAGGGGGCCCAGGCAGGTCTTAGCTGGCTTACCATCCTTAAGAAGCGGGAGGCTTATAGAAGAGCCCTTGAAGGTTTTGATTTTACCCGCGTGGCCCTTTTTGATGAGGCCAGGATAGAATCGCTTCTCAGGGACAAAGCTATTGTGCGCAACCGACTCAAGATCCTTTCTTTGGTGCAAAACGCCAGGGCAGCCATGCGGATAAAAGAGCGCACAGGTTCTTTTTCTGAGTTTCTTTGGGGCTTTGTGGATGGCAGGCCCCTGCAGAACAGATGGGCAAGCCACGAGCAGATTCCCAGCTTCAGCGCTCAGAGCATTTCCATGGCCAGGCAACTCAAGGCCCTGGGTTTCACGTTTGTTGGGCCTGTAATCTGTTATTCTTTCATGCAGGCCGTGGGAATGGTCAACGACCACGAGCTGGGCTGCTTCCGCCATGAGCAGATAAGATCTTTGGGCCTGAGGCAGAAGCAGGATTAA